A region of uncultured Anaeromusa sp. DNA encodes the following proteins:
- a CDS encoding peptide ABC transporter substrate-binding protein: MRRCGQIWVMALILGGLLLVGGCSFGQNSEKTEGVAAPASTRTGGQVVYASLHEPALLNPYLSDAVSVHEMSRLLFSGLVVSQPDGVLQPDLARELPTVSPDGLTVRYQLRTGVTWHDGAPFTAEDVRFTWEYVMSSKTQAVSRDGYERIRTVETPDPYTVVVKFREIYPGWISLFKTILPKHLLAGVDPNKGSFQRNPIGTGPFRLQEWRMADGLVFTANERYFRGKPKIDTIFYKIVPDETLLIAQAKSGEVDIAPHFGNQAYDQMRSQTNFQVFATPGPIWEQITFNMDHPLFKDLRVRQALALGLDRNLLAQQVLKGTGVAAWADQPAVSWAYVNEGIPSRDLKTAKELLAQAGWLAQNGNMLQKEGKPLAFALTVPSGNKQRELVAQAIVQQWKELGVSVQLQVVDAKTFEQTYRQRPFAAAFFAWVRGVDPDNRLYWHSRFVGQSGLNVAGWRNPQIDALTLQGATTPDMAVRKEIYKQIGALMATDVPVIPLYFRCQLDASKTGLNGFKPNPVEGNLWNAWEWGWLAR, translated from the coding sequence AGGTGGTTTATGCTAGTTTGCATGAACCGGCGCTGTTAAATCCGTATCTTTCTGATGCGGTTTCGGTTCATGAAATGTCAAGACTGCTGTTTAGTGGCTTAGTCGTTAGTCAGCCGGATGGTGTATTGCAGCCGGACTTGGCGAGGGAATTGCCGACAGTGAGCCCAGATGGGTTAACGGTTCGCTATCAGTTGCGTACAGGTGTAACCTGGCATGATGGGGCACCGTTTACGGCGGAAGATGTTCGTTTTACCTGGGAATATGTCATGAGCTCCAAAACCCAGGCCGTATCCAGAGACGGGTATGAGCGCATACGAACCGTGGAGACGCCGGATCCCTATACGGTGGTGGTGAAATTTCGAGAGATATATCCAGGCTGGATAAGCTTGTTTAAAACTATACTTCCGAAACATCTTTTAGCTGGGGTTGATCCTAATAAAGGGTCTTTTCAAAGAAACCCGATCGGTACGGGGCCGTTTCGCTTGCAGGAATGGCGGATGGCGGATGGTCTTGTCTTTACAGCCAATGAACGTTATTTTCGCGGCAAACCTAAGATAGACACGATTTTTTATAAAATTGTGCCGGATGAAACGTTGCTTATCGCGCAGGCCAAGTCCGGCGAAGTGGATATAGCGCCGCATTTTGGGAACCAAGCGTACGATCAGATGCGCAGCCAGACTAATTTTCAGGTCTTTGCTACGCCTGGACCTATCTGGGAGCAAATTACCTTTAATATGGATCACCCGCTTTTTAAAGACCTTCGAGTTCGGCAAGCGTTAGCGCTGGGACTTGATCGCAACCTGCTGGCGCAGCAGGTTTTGAAAGGGACTGGTGTTGCTGCCTGGGCGGACCAGCCAGCAGTTTCATGGGCCTATGTAAATGAAGGAATACCTTCTCGAGATTTGAAAACAGCCAAGGAGCTGCTGGCGCAGGCTGGGTGGCTGGCCCAAAACGGGAATATGTTGCAAAAAGAAGGGAAGCCATTGGCCTTCGCCCTGACGGTGCCTAGCGGCAACAAGCAGCGGGAATTGGTAGCGCAAGCGATTGTGCAGCAATGGAAGGAACTGGGCGTTTCGGTGCAGCTACAGGTAGTTGATGCGAAGACCTTTGAACAGACGTATCGGCAACGTCCGTTTGCGGCGGCGTTTTTTGCCTGGGTGCGTGGCGTGGATCCTGATAATCGCTTGTACTGGCATTCGCGTTTTGTAGGACAGAGCGGTCTTAATGTTGCCGGCTGGCGCAATCCGCAAATTGACGCCTTAACGCTACAAGGAGCAACGACTCCAGATATGGCGGTGCGCAAAGAAATTTATAAGCAGATTGGAGCATTGATGGCCACCGATGTGCCTGTAATACCTCTTTATTTTCGGTGTCAGCTGGATGCGAGCAAGACGGGGCTAAACGGTTTTAAGCCTAATCCGGTGGAAGGAAATTTATGGAATGCGTGGGAGTGGGGTTGGTTAGCGCGCTAA
- a CDS encoding methyl-accepting chemotaxis protein: protein MTQNAFFKTNEEILEAFKVVLPYMNRIVREDMAVGLTDCKEYLSYYRAKEFELDLPAGKPIGGIETIERCLSMKEDTFADIPPAVYGRPIKTIFTPIYGIHGEVIGTLSSGIDFQNSLQLIKTIEELAADTTQASENIEQVAKSVGELAKAGQATIGQAQSLGEKNRHTASILEFIRTIAAQTNLLGLNAAIEAARAGEHGRGFAVVAEEVRKLADQSNEAVKKIQETLQQVNGAIAEINQSIETTGAISEEQAATTEEIAAILRQVNDNTKKLELFVERYK, encoded by the coding sequence ATGACGCAAAATGCTTTTTTTAAAACGAATGAGGAAATTCTTGAGGCTTTTAAAGTGGTGTTGCCCTATATGAACCGAATTGTTCGGGAAGATATGGCAGTCGGTTTGACGGACTGTAAAGAATACTTATCGTATTACCGTGCAAAAGAATTTGAATTGGATCTTCCTGCGGGAAAACCTATAGGCGGTATTGAAACGATTGAGCGTTGTTTGTCAATGAAGGAAGATACCTTTGCCGATATTCCTCCAGCGGTGTATGGGCGGCCGATAAAAACTATTTTTACGCCGATTTATGGGATTCACGGCGAAGTGATTGGTACCTTGAGTTCTGGCATCGATTTTCAAAATAGTTTGCAATTGATCAAGACGATCGAAGAGCTTGCAGCAGATACTACGCAAGCTTCGGAAAACATTGAACAAGTCGCCAAGAGTGTAGGAGAATTAGCGAAAGCTGGACAGGCGACCATTGGACAAGCGCAATCGTTGGGTGAAAAAAATCGTCATACTGCCAGTATTTTAGAATTCATCAGAACGATTGCCGCGCAAACCAACTTGCTGGGACTCAATGCAGCCATTGAAGCGGCTCGCGCCGGTGAACATGGGCGGGGATTTGCGGTTGTGGCGGAAGAAGTGCGCAAGTTGGCAGATCAATCTAATGAGGCCGTAAAAAAGATTCAGGAGACGTTGCAACAAGTAAATGGGGCTATTGCAGAGATCAATCAATCGATTGAAACGACTGGAGCGATTAGTGAAGAGCAAGCTGCAACAACCGAAGAGATTGCCGCTATTTTGCGTCAAGTAAATGATAATACTAAAAAGCTGGAACTGTTTGTGGAAAGATATAAATAA